A stretch of DNA from Penaeus monodon isolate SGIC_2016 unplaced genomic scaffold, NSTDA_Pmon_1 PmonScaffold_17927, whole genome shotgun sequence:
agctcATTTGCAAAATCCATGCTTATTCAATGGAGTTAAAAAGTCATATCTGCAAAAGCTTATCTTCTGCATAAGCATCAACCTATTGCTGATTATACAAAATCATAATTTCCTTATTAATCTGAAGATAGGAAGCCTGTTTCTGCATCCCTTCTGAATCATCACCATATGGTGATTAGCTAAAAGCTTATTTCTATGCAGTATTCACAATCCAAAAGAAATGGTATCACAATGCACTGACACTTTTTTGTGATCCATTTTACACAAAGATGGCTCTACACATGCTAAATTACAaaaatactatcaatatcattacttttattactaatattggaTCCTCATTCTTTAACTAAAAAGAGCTTGTACAGCCATCTCTATGTAAACATAATCAATAAATTACTATGGATATTATTAATGTGTCACTTTTCTCATatagctacatacatatatacatagttgtatatatatgcatatatatacatatatatgcatatacatatacatatatatgcatatatatacatgggtatatacataaatataggtatatacatacatataggtttataaatatatatagctatatacatatatatatatatataattatatatatccatatgtatatcatatacataattatatccatatatatatatatatatatatgcatatatccatatatatatatatatatattatcccatttatatatatatatattatatatatcaatatatatataatcatatactatatccacaataatatatataatatatatagcccatatatatataccatatatatatataatatatatatactggatatatatataatatatatccataatatatatatatatcccatattatatatatatatatatatcccttatatatattatatatatatcccatatactatagaatatatatccatatatatataatatccataataatatataatataccatatcctatatatataatatattatatcaatatattatatacatatacataatatatcatataatatatatatatatccatatatataaagtatatatttatataatatatttataaagtatataattaagtaatatataatattacatagaataaggaatatatatatatattatatatatatataaattatatatatatcataaataatatattcatatcattaccgatatacaaatacaatatttatacatgtacgtagtagaagtatattattatacctaccatatactatataaatataaatatatatatattatacatatagaaatatactatacagatatataacatatattaaatatatatacatatatatacatatatatatacatatataaatatatatacatatataaatatatatatacatatatatatacatatataaatatataaatatatataaatatataaatattaacatatatatacatatatatgtatatgcatatatatgcatacatatgtatatacatatgtatatatatgtatatacatatgtatatacatatataatatatatcataaagatatatatccattatatatatataaatccatattaaaaaatatatatatatccatatatatatatatcataatatatatatcctatatatatatcctatatatataatccatatatatatatattccaatatatatatatccatatattatagcatatatattatatccatatatataatataccatattatatatatccctatatatatatatcatatatatatatccattatatatatataatatatctccatataatatgtatagccttagctatatatatacgtatatccttatatcatatccatatatatatatccttttatatatataatatgtatagccttatatatatatatatatggatataaaacatgtatataatattatggatagagacagatatatcaTGGATAACACcattatagatatggatatacatatatattatatatatatatatgtaatccaattatatatatacgtgtatatcccaatatatatctcatccatatatattcatagatatatatccatatcttatatatatatatatatataatatatcctatatatatatacagatatcaatatataatatatatagatatatatatatatattaatatgtatatatatatatatatatcatacatataatatatgtagatccatatatattaaatatatatggataattattatatatatatatatatattatatatccatatattatatatatggcatattgatcttatatatatggatataacacgtatatatatatggatatacatatatatatagatattatatataaaattatatatatatatgtatatccatatatatatatatatatattagatatatatgtaatccatatattatataatagatactatatatatatgtaaaatatcggatatacatatatatatatataatatatatatatatgtatagatatagtggaatatacagatatatatatataagattatataatattataggatatatatatatatatagcatatataatatatatatatggatatatcatatatatatatatatatatatatcctacatatatatatatatatatatatatatatatgtaatccatattatatatattatatatatatgtatatccattattataatatatatataatatatatatgatatgtatggagatatctatatacatatatatatatatctacatatattaatatatatagtggatatatctatatatccataatggatatatatatatatatccatatatatatataaatatatatatatatatatatatccatatatatatatatataatctagagaactatatatatatatgtgtatccaatatatatacatatatatatatatatatatatatatatatatatatttacacatatttgtatatttacatatatgtatatatacacatatgtttgtttttacatatatgtacatatacatgtatacatatacctgtatacatgcatatatttcatgtgtccataaatttatttatgtatatttatataagtataaatatttatatacctaaatatatatatacctatatatatatatatatatatatatatatatttatatttatatacatatacctatatatatatatatctatatacctatatatatgtatatgtatacatgcatatatatacatatatgtatatatacatatacatacatgtaaacgatatatacgtacatatatgtatttatattatatatatgtatgtatttacatataggtatacatatacatatatacatataaatacatatatattaaatacatacatatatatatatttgtgtgtgtgtgtacacgtagatagatatacatatatatacaaacatttatatatgtatatatacataatatatattatgtatacatatgtattcatgtatatatatacatatgtgtatatttacatctacatatatgtgtagatacagatacataaacatacgtatacatacatctatacatacagacatacatttatatacataatatatatatatgtatatatgtatggatatgtacatatatatacatacatacacatatatatatatatatatatatatatatatagtatatatatatatatatatagtagatatagaccatatattatatatatatatataatatagatatacacacccacatatagtatatatataataacttagtaatatatacatatatatacttatatatatacattatatatctacatatatatatagtagacattATATACtacagtatatcatatatacacataagatatatatatacataatatacatcatagttacatatatagatacatataatatcatacatatatacatatatatatattatacatacagatattatatacatatatagagacaatatataaaatacaaatatatatatgataacatatattatatatatacatatatatatatacatatatatatatatatatacacatatataatattacacatatatatattacacatatatatacatatatatagattacaacaccatagacacatatacacatatatatatagacacatatatatatagacatatatacacacatatagatatatatatatacacataatatatatacactagatatatatatcaatgtactatacatatatatatattttacatatatatatatatacatctatatatatacatatattatatattattacatatataatatatatatacacacttagtagatatacatatatatatacatagatatatacatatatatatatatatatatatacaattaatatatatacatatattatataatatatatataccgattatatatacatataatacatataatatacatattttttttataaaataaattttaaacatatatatatatacatatatattatattatacatatataatatatatatatattatatatgtatatatatatatatatatatatatatatatatatatatatatatcttaaaatccaTAGTTTATTATTGACAAATTTCTATCATCCagaattttcttttacattttttacatttcatcAATTCTGAAGAGAGAAACTTTATCGATATACTTAAAAACATACCCCTTGACCTGCTTCTGCATGTTTAGTTTCTAACCTTACCTCCCAAGATTCTTTGGTCATGTCCTTGAGCTCTCCTCCTATACTGTCACCAatttccccttcttcattttcctcttcatcccaGAGCTCTGTGTCCTCTTCTACAAGGATGAACCCCTTAGAGAATATCTCTTCCTCCTGTAGTTCTCCATAAATATCAGGAGCCCAGAGCTGGAAGAAGTTGTATAACTCATCTGACCTGGAAAAAGAAATCAATGAATTAAAGTCTATACCAGAAACATAACATTTCAAATTCTGTGCACATCTACTCACATGATCCAAGGAAACTACCCAGAAATTCTACTgtccaaaacaacacaaacaaacaaacacaaaatttctACTGGTAACCCTATGGTGCCAAGATGACAAAAACAGATTCCATGTCCAGCAAATATTTTGGTTTAATAGTCCATTGCCACTGGGTATGGCATGCACATACATTCCATACCCACactgagtttagtttattaattatacttaatcATAGATAGATccacctatctcacctgtttttatattgctattagtataattaataacaCTGTAACTATCAcagtgtcaataataataatcagatgaGGGCATGTAAACTactagctgactccttggtggtATCTAAGTGTAGATATATTTCAGAAAATGATACCACAGTGAACATCATATTTTCCTGACAGGATTAGGTTAATTCTCattacatatagatggcttcaCCAGTGCATAATCACCAAGTCAGGTTACACAGGCATACCAAATGGCTCCTTAGTGGCTGAACATatatggagccatctatgtgccaAAAAATTTACTTCTATTGATCACATAAGCCTTCACAAGCACTCAGCCACCAATCAGTAGGCACTAGTGACCATACTTGATTCCCCAATTCCTTGAATTTGCagcaaaagtgttttttttcataatataatgaccatactaataacaatgaaaagaataacaatattaaaaagaatCTCCTTCAGAAAACTGGGGAGAaaagtaggactaataactggGTCTTTAGTCACTAAGAGTGTGTGGAGCCAACTCTATGTaaacaataaactaaaatcaAAGAGATGGCAACAAAAATTAGAATGATAACAGTATATTCATTACAATTAGAACCTAATAGAAAATGTACCCAAACTAACCTATTTCTAGGAATGCTAAACCAATACTCTGGTCTCATCCGTTTCTTTCCATATGACATAATTGGAGTAGACTTTGGAATTCTTTTATTTGAAGGTTTGCCCATTCTTAGGCAGAGGTAGAGTGGAGGATCTTCACATGAAGTCGCTGGCTTGGGAATGAGttctataacagaaaaaaaataataataattagaaagtgCAGAATAATAATTTTCAACTATTGTACACATTTAAACACAATACATTCCTTTATTTTACCTTGGCAAGAAATGTTCAGTTTTCTATGAAATTCCAAAGTAGAGATAAGGAGTGAAAGAATGAATATCCTGGAGTAAGAGTAAGACAGCAGGAGAGAGGGATAacaggatggatggatggtggaagggagaaaaggaggggtgaggggaaaaggagggatcagggaaaaaggagaagaggggtgaggtgacaatgaggagaaaaggaggagtgaagtgaaaagtgggggggggggagaaagaaagagagagagagagagagagagagagagagagagagagagagagagagagagagagagagagagagagagagagagagagagagagagaggaaagagagaggaaagagagaggaaagagggaggaaggaagaagaaaaaaggatgggagggatgaaggaaggagggagagagggagggagggaggaaggagggagagagggagggaggaaggagggagagagggagggagggagggaaggaggaaggaaggagggagaagaggagggagtaaggaaggagggagagggggagggaggaaagagagtgagaggaaagaagggatagagggaagatgagagagagagagcaagagaaatagaAACTTTTAAggaatgtgtatgtgcatttgcaaATATACCCTCAAGGGAATCACTAGACCTACTAGGTATAAGTAAACACAAGAATATAGTGGGttgtaggaaaaggaaaaatgcattTTCGGAAT
This window harbors:
- the LOC119569674 gene encoding nuclear receptor coactivator 7-like (The sequence of the model RefSeq protein was modified relative to this genomic sequence to represent the inferred CDS: added 361 bases not found in genome assembly), translating into MFSNVFNMSNVSNMLSRRPSLDFARRPGSQQLLSVSVQQTQSATPPLAQGALASNIPTQPQQQQQMGTQISNPQSQKRAQYKEGPKFGLKSMVSMDDMPELFASFDKLIPKPATSCEDPPLYLCLRMGKPSNKRIPKSTPIMSYGKKRMRPEYWFSIPRNRSDELYNFFQLWAPDIYGELQEEEIFSKGFILVEEDTELWDEEENEEGEIGDSIGGELKDMTKESWEVVSMSEELRRALYS